One region of Gimesia sp. genomic DNA includes:
- a CDS encoding phage portal protein codes for MNADGLSVHEATNPNVRRTLRNRARYEVLEANSYAKGIVRTYANDTIGTGPRLQIRTGNLKVDAWLEKEFHKWSRRVKLARKLHTIKMSKVIDGEGFGMLVTNPGVKHAVKLALSPLGAEQVTSPDYNYNLNEKDSVDGIHFDEYDNPVRYDVVKDNVLSRSAVTSTLDYESIPARYIVHLFDEERSGQKRGVCEIATSLPLFAHLRRYTLAVVSAAETAADLSGVATSTGPNVNPDEDVEPMDIIDIERNMLLFLPEGYDMRQFKPEQPVTNYGIFKDAIINEIARCINMPFNIAASNSSDYNYASGRMDHQTYYKSLRIEINRVEESVMDPVLEEWMIEASMAWGEDPYWSDTVQDAELRNDITTFFATYQSLDYLEDYGWNWDGTEHVDPQKAANAQKTKLENKTTTYKAEYAKENKDWRVELTQVAEEQAFIRDNKINTEGVMDHGKASTEAETTEESDDEEDSDQEE; via the coding sequence GTGAACGCAGATGGTTTGAGCGTACATGAGGCGACAAACCCTAATGTGCGGCGGACATTGAGAAACCGCGCACGCTATGAAGTGCTGGAGGCGAATTCTTACGCAAAGGGCATCGTCCGTACCTATGCGAATGATACGATCGGAACCGGTCCTCGTTTGCAGATCCGGACAGGGAATTTAAAGGTTGATGCCTGGCTGGAAAAAGAGTTCCACAAATGGAGTCGACGCGTCAAGCTGGCCAGGAAGCTTCACACCATCAAGATGTCAAAAGTCATTGACGGTGAAGGTTTCGGAATGCTGGTCACCAACCCTGGGGTGAAGCATGCGGTGAAGTTGGCACTCAGCCCCCTGGGTGCCGAGCAGGTTACTTCTCCAGACTACAATTACAACTTGAACGAAAAAGACTCGGTCGACGGGATCCACTTCGACGAATACGACAATCCGGTTCGGTATGACGTTGTCAAAGACAATGTACTCAGTCGGTCTGCAGTCACCAGCACACTGGATTATGAGTCGATTCCTGCCCGTTACATCGTTCATCTGTTTGATGAAGAACGCTCTGGTCAGAAGCGTGGTGTCTGTGAAATCGCTACATCATTACCGCTGTTTGCCCACTTGAGACGGTACACACTGGCGGTCGTTTCAGCTGCAGAGACTGCTGCCGATCTCTCTGGGGTCGCGACAAGCACTGGCCCCAACGTGAATCCCGATGAAGATGTCGAACCGATGGATATTATCGACATCGAACGGAATATGCTGCTGTTCTTGCCTGAAGGCTACGACATGCGGCAATTCAAACCAGAACAGCCAGTCACAAATTATGGCATCTTCAAGGATGCAATCATCAATGAGATTGCCCGTTGTATCAACATGCCGTTCAACATCGCTGCCAGTAATTCGTCTGATTACAACTATGCGTCTGGCCGAATGGACCATCAAACGTATTACAAATCTCTTCGAATCGAGATCAACCGAGTGGAAGAGTCGGTGATGGATCCGGTGCTGGAAGAATGGATGATCGAAGCGTCCATGGCCTGGGGTGAAGATCCCTACTGGTCTGACACGGTTCAAGATGCGGAACTTCGGAACGACATCACCACATTCTTCGCTACGTATCAATCCCTTGATTACCTGGAAGATTATGGCTGGAACTGGGACGGAACCGAACACGTTGATCCACAAAAAGCAGCCAATGCCCAGAAGACGAAACTGGAAAACAAAACCACAACCTACAAGGCCGAATACGCCAAAGAAAATAAAGACTGGCGTGTCGAGCTGACACAGGTTGCGGAAGAGCAGGCGTTTATACGCGACAACAAAATCAACACTGAAGGGGTGATGGATCATGGTAAAGCGTCAACAGAAGCTGAAACGACGGAAGAATCGGATGATGAAGAAGATTCAGACCAGGAAGAGTGA